Proteins from a genomic interval of Cyclopterus lumpus isolate fCycLum1 chromosome 18, fCycLum1.pri, whole genome shotgun sequence:
- the rpl34 gene encoding 60S ribosomal protein L34, with translation MVQRLTYRRRLSYNTASNKTRLSRTPGNRIVYLYTKKVGKAPKSACGICPGRLRGIRAVRPQVLMRLSKTKKHVSRAYGGSMCAKCVRDRIKRAFLIEEQKIVVKVLKAQAQSQKSK, from the exons ATGGTGCAGCGCCTGACTTACCGCCGTAGGTTGTCCTACAACACCGCCTCCAACAAAACCAGACT tTCCCGGACACCTGGTAACCGTATTGTGTACCTGTACACCAAGAAAGTCGGCAAAGCTCCCAAGTCGGCATGTGGCATCTGCCCAGGAAGACTGCGTGGA ATCCGGGCTGTTAGACCTCAGGTTCTAATGAGGCTTTCAAAGACCAAGAAGCACGTCAGCAGGGCCTACGGAGGCTCCATGTGCGCAAAGTGTGTGCGTGACAG GATCAAGCGTGCTTTCCTGATTGAGGAGCAGAAGATTGTCGTCAAGGTGCTCAAGGCACAGGCACAGAGCCAGAAATCTaagtaa
- the ostc gene encoding oligosaccharyltransferase complex subunit ostc: METLYSIPFALLECPNVKLKKPSWLHMPSAMTVYAVVIVSYFLITGGIIYDVIVEPPSVGSMTDEHGHQRPVAFLAYRVNGQYIMEGLASSFLFTMGGMGFIILDRSNAPNIPKLNRFLLLFIGFVSVLLSFFMARVFMRMKLPGYLMG; the protein is encoded by the exons ATGGAGACATTATACAGTATTCCATTTGCGTTGCTGGAATGCCCCAATGTCAAGCTGAAGAAGCCGTCGTGGCTGCACATGCCGTCGGCAATGACCGTGTACGCGGTCGTCATCGTGTCCTACTTTCTCATCACCGGAG GCATCATCTACGATGTTATTGTAGAGCCACCGAGTGTGGGTTCAATGACTGATGAGCACGGACACCAGCGACCAGTGGCCTTTTTGGCTTACAG agtAAATGGACAGTACATTATGGAGGGGCTGGCTTCCAGTTTCCTTTTCACGATGGGAGGCATGGGCTTTATCATCCTGGACCGCTCCAACGCACCAAACATTCCCAAACTCAACCGCTTCCTGTTGCTCTTCATCGGTTTTGTCAGCGTTCTCCTCAGCTTCTTCATGGCCAGAGTATTCATGCGCATGAAGCTGCC AGGATACCTCATGGGCTAA